From Nicotiana tabacum cultivar K326 chromosome 22, ASM71507v2, whole genome shotgun sequence, one genomic window encodes:
- the LOC107824204 gene encoding LOB domain-containing protein 14-like, with protein MTGSAGSPCGACKFLRRKCVKGCVFAPYFCYEQGATHFSAIHKVFGASNVSKLLAHIPMTDRGEAAVTIAYEAQARLQDPIYGCVSHIFALQQQVVNLQAQLASLKEQAAHQNLQNGSNYTNPNYEKFQDLQSWFHQSENSNTNMSQFDSSLTSNNIGSTPYYGSHENMTSTNYHMGSYENMMLPKENMSSFEEGSCSIDSYDMQTDHHNSQWTFQDDADDLQSVAFRYLQHS; from the exons ATGACAGGCTCTGCAGGTTCCCCTTGTGGTGCTTGCAAGTTTTTGAGAAGAAAATGTGTTAAAGGTTGTGTTTTTGCCCCTTATTTTTGCTATGAACAAGGTGCTACTCATTTTTCAGCCATCCATAAGGTTTTTGGGGCAAGTAATGTATCAAAACTTCTTGCTCATATACCTATGACTGATCGTGGCGAAGCCGCTGTTACAATCGCTTATGAAGCTCAAGCTAGACTTCAAGATCCAATTTATGGATgtgtttcccatatttttgccCTTCAACAGCAG GTTGTCAATTTACAAGCACAACTTGCTTCTCTAAAGGAACAAGCAGCTCATCAAAACTTGCAAAATGGTTCCAACTATACAAACCCTAATTATGAAAAATTTCAAGATCTTCAAAGTTGGTTTCATCAGTCTGAAAATTCCAACACCAATATGTCCCAATTTGATTCTAGCTTGACCAGTAACAATATTGGATCAACCCCATATTATGGAAGTCATGAAAACATGACATCAACTAATTACCATATGGGGAGTTATGAGAATATGATGCTTCCAAAGGAAAATATGTCAAGTTTTGAAGAGGGTTCTTGTTCTATAGATTCTTATGACATGCAAACAGATCATCACAACAGTCAATGGACATTTCAAGATGATGCAGATGACCTTCAGTCAGTGGCTTTCAGATATCTTCAACATTCTTGA